The Trichoderma asperellum chromosome 6, complete sequence region taattattatgtTTATACATTAATACTAGAGCTACACAAAGGCATTTGGTTTCCCTATTTAATTCTAATGCCAGCACCTACGGCCTATTATGCGTTCAAGCCAAGTGCTTCTTCATAAACTCGGGAACATTTACCACGGCGGGCCCGACATAAGCTTCATTATCATAAAAAGTCCATGTGAGCTGCTTTGGGAACAATCAACTTCCTAGTAGCGCCCCCAAAGAGCTTGTCTAATTTCTCGGTATGCCACGGTGATCCAGCTTCTGCACCAGCGATTAGCAAAACAGGCTGCGTCAGGAAAATATCTACAAGGTGGAATGCGTCAAAAGTGAGAAGGCGTGGGAAGATGAGATATAGCATCTTCTCTGCAGCACGAGGATGCTGTGCTCGCAGTGTAAGATAGTAGTCGCTGGCCTCCTTCATGTCTCGAGGAGTCTTGTCATCAGGCTGTGGAGGCACACAAGGCGCACTGGCACGTTCTGCACCTTTCACCTCAGCTGTGATATGAGCCGCTGCTGCATGCAGAGCTTCCACCTTCTTGACGGGCCCTCATCGGCATCCCGTCCAAGTCTGGCAGAGTCTCCAATATTCACCATGCTGACAGTTGCCACAGCCTTTAATCCATGGTCCCCCTTGGCTGCAGCAATTGCGTAGCCACCTCCAGCGCGGATCCCTACCACGTCAATCTTTCTTGAGTCTACAGAATCCAGGTTCTGGAGATAATCCACGGCGGCACAAACGTCGCTAACACGCCGTTTGGATCTTCAAGGAAATGAAGTTCTCCTCCGCTGGCGCCCTGGAAGGCCGCATCATACACAAGGGTCGTGAAGCCTGCATCTGAGAGCCTCTTTGCATATGTTCCTGCAGTCTGCCCTTTGACACCACCACCAGGGTAGACAATTACGAGGCCTAGCGATTTGCCGGATTGTTCATCGGGGCTTGAAAAGAGGGCCTGCGAGACTAATGGGGCCTTTCTTATTCGAGATTTCAGACACGGTGGATGTTAAGTTTACTTGGCGAAGAtatgtttatataaagcaatgaGATGTGGTGATAATGGATTAGATTTAACTTCTCTTCAACCGCTGTCGCACGAGCTTCGGCCGAAACATCTTCGGCCGaaaatttaaattctagATATCCGCAGTGGCCACCATGAGAGGTCGATTACATCGGACATAAACTCTAGTGTTTCCGGAACTgatagaaatatattttaaatcaATTAAATATATGGCCGATAAGCTAAAGAAGTATAAACGGATTTAAGTATCTTCGGTGACTTAGAGAAAAGTGTCGGACGGATCTAGGTAAAGTccagagagcgagaggaaaTCAATCAGCGGTCGCCGAGTGGAGAGAGTGCATCTACCAGCGAACGATAGTGATACTATAACATCAAATAACGACTGAATTATTTACTTTCTACTGAATTTATAGACGAAACCCAATAGAAACGGGCTTTACACTCCACCGTTGTATGATGCACCTCCTGCTGCCTTGTCAAGCCTAATACATTCGTGTAATCCCACCACTTCAAATAGAGCTTTGGGAGAACCACTGCTATTGAAGTCAGATCTTGGAGGTGCTTCAACCTCTTTCAGCGTTTGCATAGCCTTCGTCACGGCCTCATAAACAGGCTCAAGGCACAATCCAGGATATATAATCAGCTTAAAGCCAAGCTGTTTAGCTTCTTGGACAGATAAGTCGGGGGACACTCCTCCAGGCACGTTATTATACATGACAGGAGTAGGCGCTAGGTCCAAACAAATCTGTTTTGCTTGCTCTTTAGATTTTATACCCTCAAGAAAAGCAATATccgctccagcagcaatggcagccttGAGCCGATCTCTTGCTACTTCGTACCCCTCAGACTGTAAAGCGTCTGTGCGAGCTATGATAAGAATGTCACCCACACGCTGTTTTCTCACCAGAACTGCAGCTCGGATTCGAGACAAAAATTCGTCTTCTGAAACAATTTGCTTATTCAAGAGATGGCCGCAGCGCTTGGACTGAACTTGGTCTTCCAGATGCAGCGCGGCCACTCCGGCTTGCATGTACTGCGCAACAGTGCGTCCAACCATTACAGGGCCTTAATGATATAATTAAACGTGAATTATTAGTTATATCAATTAATATCAtgttaaataaagatagaaattATGCAAGGCGACGCTGCTTTGGCACCACAGTTCAAGGATAGTACTTACCACCGTAGCCAGTATCCGCATCTGCGATGAGAGGCACGCTTTGGTCCAAGGAAGCAATCATAGAAGCTGTATCTCTCATATCATTTAGAGTGGCAATACCAAGATCTGGCATTCCCAGCCTTGATATAGTTGTGCCGGCTCCAGTCTGGAAACATGTGAGTGCATGTTTACGTTAAAAGCGTACAGAATGCACAATGTCGCGACGTGATGGATCAATAACTGACCATATATAAGCAGTCAAAGCCAGCTTTAAGTGCCATACGAGCTGTAAATCCATCATATACACCTGGACATACAATGATTTTCTCGGGGTCAGCCAATTGGGCGCGAAGCGCAGCCACGGCCGTTTGTTGTTCAGCTTGATTCGTCATGGTAATGTTGCGAAATCTGGTACTCTAACATCTCAAAATGGCACGCCTCCATATATATCTTCCTCACTGATATCTTATACTTCCCGAGGTTTCCTAAGACGTCGTTGATCTTCATACTGTCCAATTCTCGGGCAGTTCGGTGCCGTTTCGGCGGCATGTATTTTTGGCGAGATTCACCGAGCAGGGATGTCCGTTGGTCCGTTGCCggcaatgcctttattatCTGTATCATGATGATAAAGCCTAAGGCATAATACGTCATTAAAGTTGTCcagattatatattatataagtagaAGAAATACCAATCCTTGGTTGAATCCTATACTAAACTATTCCATACCATTTATTTAGTGTGCTTGCTCTGGTCAAGATGGCTGATATGTTTAATCCTAGCGGGCTATTATCCCAATGGTCCAGTCTGCTCTTCAAGTCTCGGAATGTCAAACTTGACGAAGAAAAAGTAACCCAACATGCTACACACCCCATCACTCTGCTTGGAAACATCAGCCTCGTTCTCTTAGAACAGGCTGCTCTCAGAGAAAGCCAAGTATTCTCCCAAATATCTGAGATATGCTCAACGTCACCCAATTATGGAGGGCTTGGACTGAAGCAAGACGAGCAAGCGACTGGAGACGATATACATGAGATCACCTTTCTTATTTCCGCTTGTAAGTGAGCTTTAGATCCAATTCTAGATGATATCTATGGTTTCTACTAGTACAACCACTTATACGCTACATTGTAGGGCTAGAAGCGCTGAACTCGGATGATCGAAAGAAATCCCTAGGACAGAGTGTCCAGCAAACAGCCGCAAAAGATAGACCACCAATGACTGTCACAGAAAAGATTTTTGCCATGCATGCCGTCGATTCCAAAGGCTACGTCAGAACCGGTGAGACGATACGAGTATCCTTAGACTGGATCATGGCTTCGGAAGCATCTTGGGCGGTAAGATAATCCCCAATCTGACAGCTCAGTAGCTCAAACATGCGAATAAATGCGAGCTGAAGCACTATTTAGGGTATGGAAGGCACATATAACCGCTTGGGAAGTCCAGGAATTTTCCGCAACGACCGTTTCTGGCTTGCCGGAGACCACGTCGTGGAGCCGAGAGTCAAAGGCGTTCCAGCTGTTCAGAAGCTCATCGAGTCGTCTGAAAAAGCCCGTAAAGTCTTCAAAATGACAGAATATCAAGGAATGAATGTAAGCCGAACGGCTCTCGCTACAAAGGCCTCGCTAATTCGGATGACGAATTCAGTATACTATTATGCATACCGAATTTTTTAGAGAGCGCGCTCAGCCAGGTATGCTCATCATTGGCTCAGATTCCCACACATGCTCCTCCGGTGCGGTTGGCTGCCTTGCCATTGGACTTGGAGCCGCAGATGTCACAATGGGTCTCATTACTGGAGAAACATGGTTCAAGGTGCCTGAGGTCGTAAAGATCGAGTTCATTGGAGAGCCGAGTCGTGGTATCGGCGGCAAAGATGTCATTTTATATGTACTGCAGCAACTCAAGCGAAACACAGTCGCATCAGATCGCATCGTGGAGTATACAGGAACCGGCCTCAACTACCTCTCCCCAGATGCGCGTTTTGCCATTGCCAATATGACAACTGTACGTTGATGGAACCTGTGAATATTTTTGTGAGTCATGTCTAACAGAAGATGTTTTGTATGCAGGAACTTGGAGGCATTACAGGAATCTTCACTCCTGATCACATAACTAAAGGATTTATCGATGGAAGAAAGCTGGCGCGGCATAAGAATGCATCGCATTACTTTCGCCCGGACAAGGGTGCGGTATATGCTGAATCACATATTATCGATCTGTCCAAGGTTGAGTCATTCGTGGCTAAATATCCGAATCCTGATGACGTTGTTCCAATGACGGATGTTCTGGGCATGAAGCTGGACGGATGTTTTATTGGAGCTTGTACCACGGCAGAGGAAGATATTATTCTCGGCGCATTGGTCTTAGAACAGGGGCTACAGATGGGGCTCTCTCCGCTGAAAGATGGCAAGAAGCGAAAAGTGGTACCCGGATCCCTTCCTATTCTCGATAGGTTGCGGAACTTGGGGCTCGCGCAAATATATGAAGACGCCGGCTTTGAAATCGGCGTTCCAGGATGCAGCTACTGCGTGGGCATATCTGCGGATCGAGCTTTAGAGGGCGAAGTATGGCTATCGTCTCAAAATAGAAACTTTGAGAACCGTATGGGCCAAGGTGAGTGAATTATTGGCATAAACATGCAAAAAACAGATGTTGACAATAACAAACGCAAGGTTCCATTGGAAATCTCGCTTCCGCTGCTACAGTAGCAGCATCTTCATTTTTGATGGCAGTGACAAATCCACAACATTTCATTGACCAAATCCCAGCAGAAAGGTGGGAAATGATGACTGGCCGTGGGTCATTGAAAGGAATATCATCAGGACAAGAGCCAAATTGGGTCGAACCAGCAAGTCCAGGAGAAGGGGCCACGAACGAGGGTGGAGTGGATGCCAATCTGTTGGCTACATCCATATCGCAAGCAAGTGATATCAACAAGACAGAAACAAATGAGAGTGTAAAAAACGATGGAAATGCAGATACAATAATTCGCGGGAAAGTTCAGAGGCTTGGAGATTTTGTCGACACAGATGCCGTACGTCAATCCCCTTCAACAATGATGCGTGCAACAAGACTAACAATAACAGCTGGCACCGGCCCAATTCCTCATCTCGTCTCGGACCAATGAAGAAATGGGAGCTCACTGTCTTGAATTTACAAATCCTGCCTTCCGATCTCGAGCCAAAGAAGGCTTTAACGTCGTAGTGGCGGGGAAAGCATTTGGCTGTGGCTCTTCACGAGAGCAGGCCGTATCTGCCCTACTTGGTATGTCGtacctattatattttttttctctccctttcatAGGTCTAGGTACTGacgttcttctcttctcacaCAGGATGCGGTATCAAATGTGTCATTGCAGAGTCCTTCGCCTTTATCTATGGCCGCAATCAGCCCAGCCTCGGTCTTCTAGGCTTTACCATGGACGACCCGGCTTTTTacaaagctgctgcagacggCGAAGAAATCAGCATTGATCTGGAAACCAATAGCCTTACTGTTGGAGAAcaaaaattttcttttagtttATCTGCAATGGAGAGGGAGTTGGTGGAAGCAGGCGGTATTACTCCTGCCTTCAAGAAGTTTGGCAAACAGCTCTTTGACATGATCTGCGGCAGCACCAAAGATGCCAGGAGAGCAGTGGAAGTTAGTGGTCAAGCAGCCAATATGCAATGGTAGATTGGAGTGAAGACACATTCAACTATTTTCTATACATTTTCATTTACACCTTGTATTCAATCAATTTACTGCTCGCGAATGACTGCCGCGTTAGACAAACATTAGTATAAGCCATAGACTGCACGTGACCTCAGCTCTCACCTCAATCGGTCAATCTCGGCTACCGATGTTATTGCATCGTCTCTCTCATTGCTCCAAGTTAAGTTGTCTGATAGAGATGCCTCCAGACAGAGTACGTCGTCGTCCAGCATGCCGAGAGTGTAGAGTGCAAAAGGTAAGCAGAATCACCACGACCGTTCCATCACGCTCCAATAGCCGACATAAACCACCTATCATCAGGTCAAATGCGATACCGAGGCCCCCAATCCCTGTACACGATGTCGCCGTATGCAGCTTGAGTGCGTTATTGCACCCACTCCGGCATCTCGACGAACCAAAGCTCAGCTGCAAAGAGAGCTTGAAGATTTCAGACGCCGTGCCGAGCGCCTGTATCCGGATGAAGACAATGACAGCAGGTCGAACAGCCCCACAAGGCTCTCTGGGGTCGAGGTTGATGGAGCTTCGGCTTCTGTTCCTTTTCTGGTTGCAGACCCGGTTCCGGGCCCATTGCTTGTTCCAGCTCTAACCCCAGCTTCAGAGGAAATAGCGACCAGTTTACAGCCCCAAACATCTCCTTCGATATCTAAAACGAGCAACAATCGCCAATCTTCTATATCGCAAAGTCAATCTATCGAATCTCCGACTAGTTCTCAAGTATTTGACGGACAAGATGTCGCCGGCCGTAAAATTCAAGACTGTTTCAACCTGTACGACTCTCTAGCTCCAGCTCTTGGATGCTCATCCGATGCAGGAATCCAATGCTAACTATccgcagcttcttcagcctttATGCTCCATTCTTACCCATTTTTAATAATGCCATAATTAGTCCAAACCAGTGCTTTGTGCAGTCACCTTTCTTGTCATGGATGATTGTCTATATAGGAAGCAGACACTATGCTGGAGATCCAACTTTGTTGGAGCGACTTGCCCCAAGGATAAACTCAATGGCATTCGCAGCGCTTGAAAAACGGAACAATCCTATTCAAACAATACAAGGCATACTGCTATTATGCCAGTGGCCAACTCCTATTGACACCATGCACAGAGGCATCAGTCTTGTGCTCGCAGGCGCGGCCCTCCACCTCGCCATGGTAGTTGGGCTACACGTTACAGGCGTCGGACAAGATTTTGCGAGGACGATACTCAACCGTAATAGGTGTGACAGAGACAATCGACGCATGTTATGGAGACAATGTTGTACAACTAGCTATATGTGATTCCCCCATACTCTACACAAACACAAGT contains the following coding sequences:
- a CDS encoding uncharacterized protein (EggNog:ENOG41); the encoded protein is MADMFNPSGLLSQWSSLLFKSRNVKLDEEKVTQHATHPITLLGNISLVLLEQAALRESQVFSQISEICSTSPNYGGLGLKQDEQATGDDIHEITFLISAWLEALNSDDRKKSLGQSVQQTAAKDRPPMTVTEKIFAMHAVDSKGYVRTGETIRVSLDWIMASEASWAGMEGTYNRLGSPGIFRNDRFWLAGDHVVEPRVKGVPAVQKLIESSEKARKVFKMTEYQGMNYTIMHTEFFRERAQPGMLIIGSDSHTCSSGAVGCLAIGLGAADVTMGLITGETWFKVPEVVKIEFIGEPSRGIGGKDVILYVLQQLKRNTVASDRIVEYTGTGLNYLSPDARFAIANMTTELGGITGIFTPDHITKGFIDGRKLARHKNASHYFRPDKGAVYAESHIIDLSKVESFVAKYPNPDDVVPMTDVLGMKLDGCFIGACTTAEEDIILGALVLEQGLQMGLSPLKDGKKRKVVPGSLPILDRLRNLGLAQIYEDAGFEIGVPGCSYCVGISADRALEGEVWLSSQNRNFENRMGQGSIGNLASAATVAASSFLMAVTNPQHFIDQIPAERWEMMTGRGSLKGISSGQEPNWVEPASPGEGATNEGGVDANLLATSISQASDINKTETNESVKNDGNADTIIRGKVQRLGDFVDTDALAPAQFLISSRTNEEMGAHCLEFTNPAFRSRAKEGFNVVVAGKAFGCGSSREQAVSALLGCGIKCVIAESFAFIYGRNQPSLGLLGFTMDDPAFYKAAADGEEISIDLETNSLTVGEQKFSFSLSAMERELVEAGGITPAFKKFGKQLFDMICGSTKDARRAVEVSGQAANMQW
- a CDS encoding uncharacterized protein (EggNog:ENOG41), yielding MKEASDYYLTLRAQHPRAAEKMLYLIFPRLLTFDAFHLVDIFLTQPVLLIAGAEAGSPWHTEKLDKLFGGATRKLIVPKAAHMDFL
- a CDS encoding uncharacterized protein (EggNog:ENOG41) produces the protein MTNQAEQQTAVAALRAQLADPEKIIVCPGVYDGFTARMALKAGFDCLYMTGAGTTISRLGMPDLGIATLNDMRDTASMIASLDQSVPLIADADTGYGGPVMVGRTVAQYMQAGVAALHLEDQVQSKRCGHLLNKQIVSEDEFLSRIRAAVLVRKQRVGDILIIARTDALQSEGYEVARDRLKAAIAAGADIAFLEGIKSKEQAKQICLDLAPTPVMYNNVPGGVSPDLSVQEAKQLGFKLIIYPGLCLEPVYEAVTKAMQTLKEVEAPPRSDFNSSGSPKALFEVVGLHECIRLDKAAGGASYNGGV